A single genomic interval of Mauremys reevesii isolate NIE-2019 linkage group 24, ASM1616193v1, whole genome shotgun sequence harbors:
- the DENND4B gene encoding DENN domain-containing protein 4B isoform X1, which yields MAEEKPPQLVDYFVVAGLTDSSRALEEESQQPRPARPSEPITDVAVVIRSQGEEVPQGFTCIESSTAGHPVDLNAGLLNSPQMYLCYKRGRGKPPLIELGVHCEGKDRLKPGYEIVRTTPYSRSANLSSGAAGHQRTFLTYRRAAESQGHNTLGITDICLVVPSKGENTPHTFCRVDRNLNAGMWGPAVFLCYKMAMSKANTLVYEAGLLSRYPEQDSESFPLPDSVPVFCLPMGATIESWPVHTKYQLPVFSTFVLTGASGDKVYGAAIQFHEAYPRERLSEKQSLRLGLLSVVDRRPIAGKSVQTRRSICVLSHWPLFDVFRKFLMFIYRYSISGPHVLPLETHISHFMHNVPFPSPQRPRILVQMSPYDNLLLCQPVSSPLPLSGASFLTLLQNLGPENAVTLLLAVLTEQKLLIHSLRPDVLTSVSEALVSMIFPLRWQCPYIPLCPLTLADVLCAPVPFIVGIHSSYFDLHDPPRDVICVDLDTNTIFLSEERKLLSPRALPRRPCKVLQASLLAHFQQLDEMYNKPVEEASLEFLLTDYDLVYGRRKQLELEIQASFLRFMACVLRGYRSFLLPITQAPCDTTHDSSSLFSLQGFLKSRDRAYHKFYGQLLRTQLFTQFIHECSFVSDRHACLEFFDTCVDKVQVDLEKAEDAPLMELDDSHGSEHTVFIMPPEEPLGPDGTELPALYCYDSFPVLRAELFERPQDQLAVPLCQPKSSAPTSPAPRRTKQEMKVAQRVAQKYSSVPDMWARCLLGHCYGLWFIYLPTYVRAAPSKVRALQTAYEVLKQMESRKVVLPDEVCYRSLMQLCGQYGEPVLSVRVLLEMKRAGIVPNTVTYGYYNKAVLESKWPSGTQGGRLRWAKLRNVVLGTAQFRQPLRQRQLESEARGGALPGCAENQGARPRPSLQRQTTWAGRSLREPSPGRPLAKSGSSTFPRSDTSAVEAGVAQMIHALGVLEPGSDSFVALPPGLRQLLDGPGGSEDGSLSDVSFQTDESDRPALDSAEVQLSLGPGARGAKPGRRDENHNSLGGTPRRGLAAKLQQLLSPARRPSLRHTASVEQSSARQDAGSLRRASEQTEPLPRKSPVESLLHPQERPDSTASESSVSLGSEFDLSDTSLGSFSLRKSSDPLPEAGPELPPVEIRLSSCSRCHACGSLVHDEEVMAGWTPDDSNLNTSCPFCTRPFVPLLSIEIQDFQQPPRPSESPQSRGEQPPAGRGPVLSDRVQCLALDEAEPEPGIPPSLCNGCTDSSAPRGPAPRSELATFAYLSPLVLRKELESLLENEGSDFLAQPELVDSHPIIYWNLVWYFRRLGLPSNLLQLVPASQHLRPTPQAQAPEVPPVCVRLLWDVLTPDPDSCPPLYVLWRIHRNSAARPQSWRRPSSPFSLAFLEAVLSHVGLGEMHKAIALFLQTLAAEPSPPPLQRSVYREILFLMLAALGRDHVDIAAFDKKYKAAYAKVAGSLGKEELSRRRAQPPSSKAIDCRRSFGATLEC from the exons ATGGCGGAGGAGAAGCCGCCGCAGCTTGTCGACTATTTCGTGGTGGCCGGCTTGACCGACTCCTCCAGGGCCTTGGAAGAGGAGAGCCAGCAGCCCCGGCCGGCCCGGCCCAGCGAGCCCATCACCGATGTGGCCGTGGTCATCCGCTCGCAGGGCGAGGAGGTGCCCCAGGGCTTCACCTGCATCGAGAGCAGCACAGCCGGCCACCCCGTGGACCTGAATGCCGGCCTCCTCAACAGCCCCCAGATGTACCTCTGCTACAAGCGGGGCCGTGGCAAGCCGCCCCTCATCGAGCTGGg GGTGCACTGTGAGGGGAAGGACCGCCTGAAGCCGGGCTACGAGATCGTCCGCACGACGCCCTACAGCCGCTCTGCCAACCTGAGCTCGGGCGCCGCTGGGCACCAGCGCACCTTCCTCACCTACCGCCGGGCCGCCGAGTCCCAGGGCCACAACACCCTGGGCATCACCGACATCTGCCTGGTCGTGCCCAGCAAGGGGGAGAACACGCCTCACACCTTCTGCCGGGTGGACAGGAACCTCAACGCCGGCATG TGGGGCCCGGCCGTGTTCCTGTGCTACAAGATGGCGATGTCCAAAGCCAACACCCTGGTCTACGAAGCAG GTCTCTTGAGCCGCTATCCTGAGCAGGACAGTGAGTCGTTCCCGCTGCCCGACTCGGTGCCTGTCTTCTGCCTGCCCATGGGGGCCACCATCGAGAGCTGGCCCGTCCACACCAAGTACCAGCTGCCCGTCTTCTCCACCTTCGTGCTGACGGGGGCTTCGGGGGACAAG GTGTACGGCGCTGCCATCCAGTTCCACGAGGCCTACCCGCGGGAGCGGCTGTCGGAGAAGCAGAGCCTGCGGCTGGGCCTGCTCAGCGTGGTCGACCGGCGCCCCATCGCCGGCAAGTCGGTGCAGACTCGCCGCAGCATCTGCGTCCTGTCGCACTGGCCCCTCTTCGACGTCTTCCGCAAGTTCCTCATGTTCATCTATCGCTACTCCATCTCGGGGCCCCACGTCCTGCCCCTGGAGAC GCACATCTCCCACTTCATGCACAACGTCCCCTTCCCGTCTCCGCAGCGACCGCGCATCCTGGTGCAG ATGTCTCCCTACGATAACCTGCTGCTGTGCCAGCCCGTGTCCTCCCCGCTGCCACTCAG CGGAGCCAGCTTCCTGACCCTGCTGCAGAACCTGGGCCCCGAGAACGCCGTGACgctgctgctggctgtgctgACCGAGCAGAAGCTGCTGATCCACTCGCTGCGCCCCGACGTGCTGACCAGCGTGAGCGAGGCGCTCGTCTCC atGATCTTCCCGCTgcgctggcagtgcccctacatCCCGCTGTGCCCGCTGACGCTGGCAGACGTGCTGTGTGCCCCAGTGCCCTTCATCGTCGGCATCCACTCCAGCTACTTCGACCTGCACGACCCGCCCCGCGACGTCATTTGTGTCGACCTCGACACCAACACCATCTTCCT GAGCGAGGAGAGGAAGCTGCTGTCGCCCCGCGCGCTGCCCCGCCGGCCCTGCAAGGTGCTGCAGGCTTCACTGCTCGCCCACTTCCAGCAGCTGGATGAGA TGTACAACAAGCCGGTGGAGGAGGCGTCGCTGGAGTTCCTGCTCACCGACTACGACCTGGTGTACGGGCGGCGCAAGCAGCTGGAGCTGGAGATCCAGGCCTCCTTCCTGCGGTTCATGGCCTGCGTGCTGAGGGGATACCGCTCCTTCCTGCTGCCCATCACCCAGGCGCCCTGCGACACCACCCACGACTCCAGCAGCCTCTTCTCCCTGCAGG GTTTCCTCAAGTCCCGGGACCGCGCCTACCACAAGTTCTACGGGCAGCTGCTGCGCACGCAGCTCTTCACGCAGTTCATCCACGAGTGCTCCTTCGTCAGCGACCGGCACGCCTGCCTGGAGTTCTTCGACACCTGTGTCGACAAG gtgcAGGTGGATCTGGAGAAGGCTGAGGACGCGCCCCTGATGGAGCTGGACGACTCGCATGGCAGTGAGCACACGGTCTTCATCATGCCCCCCGAGGAGCCCCTGGGCCCCGATGGCACCGAGCTGCCCGCGCTGTACTG CTACGACAGCTTCCCCGTGCTGCGGGCTGAGCTCTTCGAGCGCCCCCAGGACCAGCTGGCAGTTCCCCTGTGCCAGCCCAAGAGCAGCGCCCCCACCAGCCCCGCGCCGCGCAGGACCAAGCAG GAGATGAAGGTGGCGCAGCGGGTGGCACAGAAGTACTCGTCCGTGCCCGACATGTGGGCccggtgcctgctggggcactgCTACGGGCTGTGGTTCATCTACTTGCCCACCTACGTGCGGGCCGCCCCCTCCAAGGTGCGGGCGCTGCAGACGGCCTATGAGGTGCTGAAGCAGATGGAGAGCAGGAAGGTGGTGCTGCCGGACGAG gtctGCTACCGCAGCCTCATGCAGCTGTGTGGGCAGTATGGCGAGCCGGTGCTCTCCGTCCGCGTCCTGCTCGAGATGAAACGGGCCGGCATCGTGCCCAACACCGTCACCTACGGCTACTACAACAAG GCCGTGCTGGAGAGCAAGTGGCCCTCGGGCACCCAGGGCGGGCGGCTGCGCTGGGCCAAGCTGCGCAACGTGGTGCTGGGCACTGCCCAGTTCCGGCAGCCCCTGCGGCAGCGGCAGCTGGAGAGCGAGGCCCGGGGCGGCGCCTTGCCAG GCTGTGCAGAGAACCAgggcgcccggccccgccccagcctCCAGCGCCAGACCACGTGGGCCGGGCGCAGCCTGCGGGAGCCCTCGCCCGGCCGCCCGCTGGCGAAGAGCGGCAGCAGCACCTTCCCCCGCAGCGACACGTCCGCGGTGGAGGCCGGCGTGGCCCAGA TGATCCACGCCCTGGGGGTGCTGGAGCCTGGCAGCGACTCGTTCGTCGCCCTCCCCCCCGGCCTGCGCCAGCTCCTGGACGGGCCCGGTGGCTCGGAGGACGGGAGCCTGTCGGATGTCAGCTTCCAGACGGACGAGAGCGACCGGCCGGCCCTGGACAGCGCCGAGGTGCAGCTGAGCCTGGGGCCGGGCGCCCGGGGCGCCAAGCCGGGCCGGCGCGACGAGAACCACAACAGCCTGGGGGGGACGCCGCGCCGGGGGCTGGCTGccaagctgcagcagctgctgtccccAGCCAGGCGCCCCTCCCTGCGCCACACCGCCAGCGTGGAGCAATCCAGCGCCCGGCAGGACGCCGGCTCCCTGCGCCGGGCCTCGGAGCAGACCGAGCCCCTGCCACGCAAGAGCCCCGTGGAgagcctgctgcacccccaggAGCGGCCCGACTCCACTGCCTCCGAG AGCTCCGTCTCCCTGGGCAGCGAGTTTGACCTGTCGGACACGTCGCTCGGCAGCTTTAGCCTGCGCAAGTCATCGGACCCGCTGCCCGAGGCCGGGCCGGAGCTGCCCCCCGTGGAG ATCCGGCTCTCCAGCTGCTCGCGGTGCCACGCGTGCGGCTCGCTGGTGCACGACGAGGAGGTGATGGCCGGCTGGACGCCCGACGACTCCAACCTCAACACCAGCTGCCCCTTCTGCACCCGCCCCTTCGTGCCCCTGCTCAGCATCGAGATCCAGgacttccagcagcccccccg CCCCTCGGAGTCTCCCCAGAGCCGTGGGGAGCAGCCGCCCGCTGGCCGAGGCCCGGTGCTCAGCGACCGCGTCCAGTGCCTGGCTCTGGACGAGGCCGAGCCGGAGCCGGGGATCCCCCCGTCGCTCTGCAACGGCTGCACCGACTCCTCG GCGCCCAGGGGCCCTGCCCCGCGCTCGGAGCTGGCGACCTTCGCCTACCTGAGCCCCCTGGTGCTGCGCAAGGAgctggagagcctgctggagaacgAGGGCAGCGACTTCCTGGCCCAGCCGGAGCTGGTGGACAGCCATCCCATAATATACTGGAACCTGGTCTGGTATTTCCGGCGCCTGGGCCTGCCCAGCAACCTGCTGCAGCTGGTGCCGGCCTCCCAGCACCTCCGGCCCACGCCCCAG GCCCAGGCCCCCGAGGTCCCCCCGGTTTGCGTGCGCCTGCTCTGGGATGTCCTGACCCCAGACCCCGACAGCTGCCCCCCCCTCTATGTGCTCTGGAGGATCCACA ggaACAGCGCTGCCCGGCCTCAGTCCTGGCGGCgccccagcagccccttctcGCTGGCGTTCCTGGAGGCCGTGCTGAGCCACGTGGGGCTGGGCGAGATGCATAAGGCCATCGCCCTCTTCCTGCAGACCCTGGCCGCggagcccagccccccacccctgcagag GAGCGTTTACCGGGAGATCCTCTTCCTCATGCTGGCCGCGCTGGGCAGGGACCATGTCGACATTG CCGCCTTCGATAAGAAGTACAAAGCCGCCTACGCCAAGGTGGCCGGCAGCCTGGGCAAGGAAGAGCTGAGCAGACGGCGGGCGCAGCCGCCCAGCTCCAAGGCCATCGACTGCCGCCGGAGCTTTGGTGCCACGCTGGAGTGCtag
- the DENND4B gene encoding DENN domain-containing protein 4B isoform X2 encodes MAEEKPPQLVDYFVVAGLTDSSRALEEESQQPRPARPSEPITDVAVVIRSQGEEVPQGFTCIESSTAGHPVDLNAGLLNSPQMYLCYKRGRGKPPLIELGVHCEGKDRLKPGYEIVRTTPYSRSANLSSGAAGHQRTFLTYRRAAESQGHNTLGITDICLVVPSKGENTPHTFCRVDRNLNAGMWGPAVFLCYKMAMSKANTLVYEAGLLSRYPEQDSESFPLPDSVPVFCLPMGATIESWPVHTKYQLPVFSTFVLTGASGDKVYGAAIQFHEAYPRERLSEKQSLRLGLLSVVDRRPIAGKSVQTRRSICVLSHWPLFDVFRKFLMFIYRYSISGPHVLPLETHISHFMHNVPFPSPQRPRILVQMSPYDNLLLCQPVSSPLPLSGASFLTLLQNLGPENAVTLLLAVLTEQKLLIHSLRPDVLTSVSEALVSMIFPLRWQCPYIPLCPLTLADVLCAPVPFIVGIHSSYFDLHDPPRDVICVDLDTNTIFLSEERKLLSPRALPRRPCKVLQASLLAHFQQLDEMYNKPVEEASLEFLLTDYDLVYGRRKQLELEIQASFLRFMACVLRGYRSFLLPITQAPCDTTHDSSSLFSLQGFLKSRDRAYHKFYGQLLRTQLFTQFIHECSFVSDRHACLEFFDTCVDKVDLEKAEDAPLMELDDSHGSEHTVFIMPPEEPLGPDGTELPALYCYDSFPVLRAELFERPQDQLAVPLCQPKSSAPTSPAPRRTKQEMKVAQRVAQKYSSVPDMWARCLLGHCYGLWFIYLPTYVRAAPSKVRALQTAYEVLKQMESRKVVLPDEVCYRSLMQLCGQYGEPVLSVRVLLEMKRAGIVPNTVTYGYYNKAVLESKWPSGTQGGRLRWAKLRNVVLGTAQFRQPLRQRQLESEARGGALPGCAENQGARPRPSLQRQTTWAGRSLREPSPGRPLAKSGSSTFPRSDTSAVEAGVAQMIHALGVLEPGSDSFVALPPGLRQLLDGPGGSEDGSLSDVSFQTDESDRPALDSAEVQLSLGPGARGAKPGRRDENHNSLGGTPRRGLAAKLQQLLSPARRPSLRHTASVEQSSARQDAGSLRRASEQTEPLPRKSPVESLLHPQERPDSTASESSVSLGSEFDLSDTSLGSFSLRKSSDPLPEAGPELPPVEIRLSSCSRCHACGSLVHDEEVMAGWTPDDSNLNTSCPFCTRPFVPLLSIEIQDFQQPPRPSESPQSRGEQPPAGRGPVLSDRVQCLALDEAEPEPGIPPSLCNGCTDSSAPRGPAPRSELATFAYLSPLVLRKELESLLENEGSDFLAQPELVDSHPIIYWNLVWYFRRLGLPSNLLQLVPASQHLRPTPQAQAPEVPPVCVRLLWDVLTPDPDSCPPLYVLWRIHRNSAARPQSWRRPSSPFSLAFLEAVLSHVGLGEMHKAIALFLQTLAAEPSPPPLQRSVYREILFLMLAALGRDHVDIAAFDKKYKAAYAKVAGSLGKEELSRRRAQPPSSKAIDCRRSFGATLEC; translated from the exons ATGGCGGAGGAGAAGCCGCCGCAGCTTGTCGACTATTTCGTGGTGGCCGGCTTGACCGACTCCTCCAGGGCCTTGGAAGAGGAGAGCCAGCAGCCCCGGCCGGCCCGGCCCAGCGAGCCCATCACCGATGTGGCCGTGGTCATCCGCTCGCAGGGCGAGGAGGTGCCCCAGGGCTTCACCTGCATCGAGAGCAGCACAGCCGGCCACCCCGTGGACCTGAATGCCGGCCTCCTCAACAGCCCCCAGATGTACCTCTGCTACAAGCGGGGCCGTGGCAAGCCGCCCCTCATCGAGCTGGg GGTGCACTGTGAGGGGAAGGACCGCCTGAAGCCGGGCTACGAGATCGTCCGCACGACGCCCTACAGCCGCTCTGCCAACCTGAGCTCGGGCGCCGCTGGGCACCAGCGCACCTTCCTCACCTACCGCCGGGCCGCCGAGTCCCAGGGCCACAACACCCTGGGCATCACCGACATCTGCCTGGTCGTGCCCAGCAAGGGGGAGAACACGCCTCACACCTTCTGCCGGGTGGACAGGAACCTCAACGCCGGCATG TGGGGCCCGGCCGTGTTCCTGTGCTACAAGATGGCGATGTCCAAAGCCAACACCCTGGTCTACGAAGCAG GTCTCTTGAGCCGCTATCCTGAGCAGGACAGTGAGTCGTTCCCGCTGCCCGACTCGGTGCCTGTCTTCTGCCTGCCCATGGGGGCCACCATCGAGAGCTGGCCCGTCCACACCAAGTACCAGCTGCCCGTCTTCTCCACCTTCGTGCTGACGGGGGCTTCGGGGGACAAG GTGTACGGCGCTGCCATCCAGTTCCACGAGGCCTACCCGCGGGAGCGGCTGTCGGAGAAGCAGAGCCTGCGGCTGGGCCTGCTCAGCGTGGTCGACCGGCGCCCCATCGCCGGCAAGTCGGTGCAGACTCGCCGCAGCATCTGCGTCCTGTCGCACTGGCCCCTCTTCGACGTCTTCCGCAAGTTCCTCATGTTCATCTATCGCTACTCCATCTCGGGGCCCCACGTCCTGCCCCTGGAGAC GCACATCTCCCACTTCATGCACAACGTCCCCTTCCCGTCTCCGCAGCGACCGCGCATCCTGGTGCAG ATGTCTCCCTACGATAACCTGCTGCTGTGCCAGCCCGTGTCCTCCCCGCTGCCACTCAG CGGAGCCAGCTTCCTGACCCTGCTGCAGAACCTGGGCCCCGAGAACGCCGTGACgctgctgctggctgtgctgACCGAGCAGAAGCTGCTGATCCACTCGCTGCGCCCCGACGTGCTGACCAGCGTGAGCGAGGCGCTCGTCTCC atGATCTTCCCGCTgcgctggcagtgcccctacatCCCGCTGTGCCCGCTGACGCTGGCAGACGTGCTGTGTGCCCCAGTGCCCTTCATCGTCGGCATCCACTCCAGCTACTTCGACCTGCACGACCCGCCCCGCGACGTCATTTGTGTCGACCTCGACACCAACACCATCTTCCT GAGCGAGGAGAGGAAGCTGCTGTCGCCCCGCGCGCTGCCCCGCCGGCCCTGCAAGGTGCTGCAGGCTTCACTGCTCGCCCACTTCCAGCAGCTGGATGAGA TGTACAACAAGCCGGTGGAGGAGGCGTCGCTGGAGTTCCTGCTCACCGACTACGACCTGGTGTACGGGCGGCGCAAGCAGCTGGAGCTGGAGATCCAGGCCTCCTTCCTGCGGTTCATGGCCTGCGTGCTGAGGGGATACCGCTCCTTCCTGCTGCCCATCACCCAGGCGCCCTGCGACACCACCCACGACTCCAGCAGCCTCTTCTCCCTGCAGG GTTTCCTCAAGTCCCGGGACCGCGCCTACCACAAGTTCTACGGGCAGCTGCTGCGCACGCAGCTCTTCACGCAGTTCATCCACGAGTGCTCCTTCGTCAGCGACCGGCACGCCTGCCTGGAGTTCTTCGACACCTGTGTCGACAAG GTGGATCTGGAGAAGGCTGAGGACGCGCCCCTGATGGAGCTGGACGACTCGCATGGCAGTGAGCACACGGTCTTCATCATGCCCCCCGAGGAGCCCCTGGGCCCCGATGGCACCGAGCTGCCCGCGCTGTACTG CTACGACAGCTTCCCCGTGCTGCGGGCTGAGCTCTTCGAGCGCCCCCAGGACCAGCTGGCAGTTCCCCTGTGCCAGCCCAAGAGCAGCGCCCCCACCAGCCCCGCGCCGCGCAGGACCAAGCAG GAGATGAAGGTGGCGCAGCGGGTGGCACAGAAGTACTCGTCCGTGCCCGACATGTGGGCccggtgcctgctggggcactgCTACGGGCTGTGGTTCATCTACTTGCCCACCTACGTGCGGGCCGCCCCCTCCAAGGTGCGGGCGCTGCAGACGGCCTATGAGGTGCTGAAGCAGATGGAGAGCAGGAAGGTGGTGCTGCCGGACGAG gtctGCTACCGCAGCCTCATGCAGCTGTGTGGGCAGTATGGCGAGCCGGTGCTCTCCGTCCGCGTCCTGCTCGAGATGAAACGGGCCGGCATCGTGCCCAACACCGTCACCTACGGCTACTACAACAAG GCCGTGCTGGAGAGCAAGTGGCCCTCGGGCACCCAGGGCGGGCGGCTGCGCTGGGCCAAGCTGCGCAACGTGGTGCTGGGCACTGCCCAGTTCCGGCAGCCCCTGCGGCAGCGGCAGCTGGAGAGCGAGGCCCGGGGCGGCGCCTTGCCAG GCTGTGCAGAGAACCAgggcgcccggccccgccccagcctCCAGCGCCAGACCACGTGGGCCGGGCGCAGCCTGCGGGAGCCCTCGCCCGGCCGCCCGCTGGCGAAGAGCGGCAGCAGCACCTTCCCCCGCAGCGACACGTCCGCGGTGGAGGCCGGCGTGGCCCAGA TGATCCACGCCCTGGGGGTGCTGGAGCCTGGCAGCGACTCGTTCGTCGCCCTCCCCCCCGGCCTGCGCCAGCTCCTGGACGGGCCCGGTGGCTCGGAGGACGGGAGCCTGTCGGATGTCAGCTTCCAGACGGACGAGAGCGACCGGCCGGCCCTGGACAGCGCCGAGGTGCAGCTGAGCCTGGGGCCGGGCGCCCGGGGCGCCAAGCCGGGCCGGCGCGACGAGAACCACAACAGCCTGGGGGGGACGCCGCGCCGGGGGCTGGCTGccaagctgcagcagctgctgtccccAGCCAGGCGCCCCTCCCTGCGCCACACCGCCAGCGTGGAGCAATCCAGCGCCCGGCAGGACGCCGGCTCCCTGCGCCGGGCCTCGGAGCAGACCGAGCCCCTGCCACGCAAGAGCCCCGTGGAgagcctgctgcacccccaggAGCGGCCCGACTCCACTGCCTCCGAG AGCTCCGTCTCCCTGGGCAGCGAGTTTGACCTGTCGGACACGTCGCTCGGCAGCTTTAGCCTGCGCAAGTCATCGGACCCGCTGCCCGAGGCCGGGCCGGAGCTGCCCCCCGTGGAG ATCCGGCTCTCCAGCTGCTCGCGGTGCCACGCGTGCGGCTCGCTGGTGCACGACGAGGAGGTGATGGCCGGCTGGACGCCCGACGACTCCAACCTCAACACCAGCTGCCCCTTCTGCACCCGCCCCTTCGTGCCCCTGCTCAGCATCGAGATCCAGgacttccagcagcccccccg CCCCTCGGAGTCTCCCCAGAGCCGTGGGGAGCAGCCGCCCGCTGGCCGAGGCCCGGTGCTCAGCGACCGCGTCCAGTGCCTGGCTCTGGACGAGGCCGAGCCGGAGCCGGGGATCCCCCCGTCGCTCTGCAACGGCTGCACCGACTCCTCG GCGCCCAGGGGCCCTGCCCCGCGCTCGGAGCTGGCGACCTTCGCCTACCTGAGCCCCCTGGTGCTGCGCAAGGAgctggagagcctgctggagaacgAGGGCAGCGACTTCCTGGCCCAGCCGGAGCTGGTGGACAGCCATCCCATAATATACTGGAACCTGGTCTGGTATTTCCGGCGCCTGGGCCTGCCCAGCAACCTGCTGCAGCTGGTGCCGGCCTCCCAGCACCTCCGGCCCACGCCCCAG GCCCAGGCCCCCGAGGTCCCCCCGGTTTGCGTGCGCCTGCTCTGGGATGTCCTGACCCCAGACCCCGACAGCTGCCCCCCCCTCTATGTGCTCTGGAGGATCCACA ggaACAGCGCTGCCCGGCCTCAGTCCTGGCGGCgccccagcagccccttctcGCTGGCGTTCCTGGAGGCCGTGCTGAGCCACGTGGGGCTGGGCGAGATGCATAAGGCCATCGCCCTCTTCCTGCAGACCCTGGCCGCggagcccagccccccacccctgcagag GAGCGTTTACCGGGAGATCCTCTTCCTCATGCTGGCCGCGCTGGGCAGGGACCATGTCGACATTG CCGCCTTCGATAAGAAGTACAAAGCCGCCTACGCCAAGGTGGCCGGCAGCCTGGGCAAGGAAGAGCTGAGCAGACGGCGGGCGCAGCCGCCCAGCTCCAAGGCCATCGACTGCCGCCGGAGCTTTGGTGCCACGCTGGAGTGCtag